A section of the Triticum dicoccoides isolate Atlit2015 ecotype Zavitan chromosome 7A, WEW_v2.0, whole genome shotgun sequence genome encodes:
- the LOC119330786 gene encoding L-ascorbate oxidase homolog: MKMSSPAALCVFVLLASLLAAARAEDPYRFYTWNVTFGDIYPLGVKQQGILINGQFPGPQIDAVTNDNIIINVFNNLPAPFLLSWQGIQQRRSSWQDGVYGTNCPIPPGGNFTYNMQFKDQIGSYYYFPSLAFHKAAGGYGGIRVLSRPRIPVPFNPPAGDFTILAGDWFKLNHTDLKGILDSGNDLPFPDGLLINGHGSNGNRFTVDQGKTYRFRVSNVGISTSVNIRIQGHSLLLVEVEGSHTMQNTYSSLDIHLGQSYSFLVKADQPPQDYTIVVSTRFTNPVLTNTAMLHYSNSNGVPAALPPPPGPTVEIDWSLNQARSIRWNLTASGPRPNPQGSYHYGQVNTTRTMRLANSRVTINGKLRYAVNSVSFIPTDTPLKVADFYNIQGVFTPGSMPDAPSGGPAYLQTAVMASNMRDYVEVVFENAEGSVQSWHIDGYAFWVVGMDGGQWTPASRQNYNLRDAIARYTLQVYPGAWTAIYMPLDNVGMWNVRSESWGRQYLGQQFYLRVYSPANSWRDENPIPKNALLCGRASGRRTRPL; the protein is encoded by the exons ATGAAGATGTCGTCTCCCGCCGCCCTCTGCGTCTTCGTCCTCCTCGCCTCCCTCCTAGCGGCGGCCAGGGCCGAGGACCCCTACCGGTTCTACACCTGGAACGTCACCTTCGGCGACATCTACCCGCTCGGCGTCAAGCAGCAG GGGATCCTGATCAACGGGCAGTTCCCGGGGCCGCAGATCGACGCCGTCACCAacgacaacatcatcatcaacgtcttcaacaacctgCCCGCACCATTTCTCCTCTCATG GCAGGGGATTCAGCAGAGGAGGAGCTCATGGCAAGACGGCGTGTACGGCACAAACTGCCCGATCCCTCCGGGGGGCAACTTCACCTACAACATGCAGTTCAAGGACCAGATCGGGAGCTACTACTACTTCCCTTCTCTCGCGTTCCATAAGGCGGCTGGCGGGTACGGTGGCATCAGGGTCCTTAGCCGCCCGAGGATCCCCGTTCCGTTCAACCCCCCTGCCGGTGATTTCACCATCTTGGCCGGTGACTGGTTCAAGCTCAACCACACT GACTTGAAAGGCATTCTGGACAGTGGTAACGACCTTCCGTTCCCTGACGGGCTCCTTATCAATGGCCATGGCTCGAATGGCAATAGGTTCACAGTAGACCAAG GGAAAACATATCGTTTTCGGGTGTCAAACGTGGGCATCTCGACCTCGGTGAACATAAGGATCCAGGGCCATTCCTTGCTCCTGGTGGAGGTGGAGGGATCGCACACCATGCAGAACACCTACTCGTCGCTCGACATCCACCTAGGCCAGTCCTACTCGTTCCTCGTGAAGGCGGACCAGCCACCCCAGGACTACACCATCGTCGTCTCGACGCGCTTCACCAACCCCGTTCTCACCAACACCGCCATGCTCCATTACAGCAACTCGAATGGCGTCCCCGCAGCGTTGCCTCCTCCCCCCGGGCCGACCGTCGAGATCGACTGGTCTCTGAATCAGGCCAGATCAATCCG GTGGAACCTGACGGCGAGTGGACCGAGGCCGAACCCTCAGGGGTCGTACCACTATGGCCAAGTGAACACGACAAGAACGATGAGGCTCGCCAACTCGCGGGTCACCATCAACGGCAAGCTGAGGTACGCGGTGAACAGCGTGTCCTTCATCCCGACCGACACCCCGCTCAAGGTCGCCGACTTCTACAACATCCAGGGCGTGTTCACGCCGGGGAGCATGCCCGACGCCCCGTCCGGCGGCCCCGCCTACCTCCAGACGGCCGTCATGGCGTCCAACATGCGGGACTACGTTGAGGTCGTTTTTGAGAACGCCGAGGGCTCCGTGCAGTCCTGGCACATCGACGGCTATGCCTTCTGGGTCGTTGG GATGGACGGAGGGCAGTGGACGCCGGCGAGCCGTCAGAACTACAACCTGAGAGACGCGATCGCCCGGTACACGTTGCAG GTGTATCCTGGGGCGTGGACAGCGATATACATGCCACTGGACAACGTGGGGATGTGGAACGTTCGGTCGGAGAGCTGGGGCAGGCAGTACCTGGGCCAGCAGTTCTACCTGCGGGTATACTCGCCGGCGAACTCGTGGCGCGACGAGAACCCCATCCCCAAGAACGCACTGCTCTGCGGCCGCGCCTCCGGCCGCCGGACCAGGCCGCTCTGA